CGCGACCGCCAGGACCGGCGCCGGACTGCTCGCCTCGACGTCGAAGCCGACGAGGGCCGCGACGCCGGCGAAGCCCACCAGCAAACCGGCCAGCCGCCGCCGTCCCGGCCGCTCCGTCCCCATCGCCCACACCAGCACGGCGCCGACCAGCGGCACCGCGGCGACCAGCAGACCGGTCAGGGAGCTGGACAGCTCCTGCTCGGCATACCCGAGCAGATACCAAGGGATGCAGATCTCGATCAGCGTGAACGCCAGCAGCATCCGCCAGTGGGGGAGCAGCGGACGCAGGTACCCGCGCCGTGCCGCCAGCGGCAGCAGGAGCGCCGCGCCGATCGCCGTCCGCGCCAGCACGATCGAGGCCGGCGACAGCTCGTCGACGGCGACCTTGATGAGCATGTAGGGGATTCCCCAGATGATCCCCAGCGCGACGAAGAGTATCCACCCTCGACGGGACACACCGGCCTCCTCGACCATCGCGCGCCCCACTGGAACGCGTTGTCCACAGCGACTCCTGGCGGCGGCAGTTGTCCACATTTCAGCGATCGGCGGTTGAGCCGAAGAGCCTCGCAGAGGAGTGTCGCCCCCATGAAGATACGCGAACCCCACAACACCACCGTCACGGCGGGCAACCCCGGTGAGCTCCTGGCCGCGGTCCCGCACCTCATCGGCTTCACGCCGCAGTCCAGCATGGTCGCGGTCCACGTCGACCTCGAACAGCAGCGCACCGGCACGCTGTTGCGCTTCGACCTGCCCACCGGCCACTACGACGACTTCGCGGCCGAGGTGGCCAGGCGCATCGAACACGGGCAGCCCGACGCCGTCCTCCTTGTCTGCTACGGCGACGGCGGACCGCCGGGTGCCCGGGCGGCGCCGCGGCACCCGCCCGACGACGTATACCTGGGCCCGCTGCCGCATCAGGAGGTGGTCGACCGCGTGCTGGCCGTGCTGGCCGGCGGCCCGGTCGCGGTCCTGGGGACGGCGTACGTCGACGGCGGGCGGTGGTGGACGTACGACTGCGACCGTCCGGGCTGCTGCCCAGCCGAGGGCGTGCCGTTGCCCGCTCCCGGCGTCGGTGCGGCGGCCGATCTCGAGGCGTTGATGGCGCTGGCCGGACGGCGCACGCTCGCGTCGCGACGTGAGCTGGAAGACGCCGTGCGCGGCCCGTCCGGTGCGGACGAGCAGGCGATGGTCGAGGTCTTCGAGCGGGTCGACCGCGAGCTGGCGGCGGAGGCGCTGACCGAGGGTGTCGAGGCGGTGCGGGGCCGGACGCTGGTGCTCGCGCGGCTGCTACTGGCGCGGACGGCCGAGGGCGGGCCGGCGCCGACCGATGACGACGTGGCGCGGCTGAGCCTCGGCGCGGCCGACCTCCTCGTGCGCGATCGGTTCCTTGCGTTCGAGGTCGCCGATCCAGTCGCCTGGCTGGGCCTGCTGACCACGCTGGCCCGGCGCGCCCCCGACTCCCGGGCGGCGCCCATCTGCAGCGTCGTGGCGTGGGTGGCCTACCAGCAGGGCGACGGCGCGCTGGCGAACGTGGCGCTCGACCGGGTGCAGTTCATCGATCCCCAGCACACCATGGCCCAGCTGCTGCGCGACTGTCTCGAGGGTCAGGTGAGCCCCGGCCACATCGCCGCCCTGACGCGCGAGGCCGTCGAGGTGGCGGATCGTGCTCGGAGGGAGGTGAGCGGAGCTGGGGCGGCCTAGAGACGCGGCGTGGGTCCACGGCGCTGTGTCTTCGTCACCAGCTGGTGGGTGGGCGCGTCGCTCGACGAGACCCGGACGTTCCTGACGTCGCCCGGACAGCGCTGGGTGGACCGGTGGCCCTGCGGCGGGTGCTCGACGGCTCGACGGCTGGGCGACGGGTGCCGAGCTGCCGGGGGAGAAGCGCCGCGCGCCACCGAACGGCGACGACGCCGACGCTGGCGACGAGCTGCCTGCGGGTGGCGAGTGGACGCGTCGCAGCACTGGGCGCGGGCTAGGTTGCCGGGCACGTTCCTGCGCGGCCGGATGTGTGACCGCGTGGCCGCGCCGCAGCGGGTGTGCGGCTGCGCCGGGTACGTTCCTGCGCGGCCGGGTGTGTGCTGCGTGGCCGTGCCGCCACGGGTGTGCGGCTGCGCCGGGCACGTTCCTGCGCCGAGTACGTTCCTGCGCGGCCGGATGTGTGACCGCGTGCCCGCGCCGCAGCGGGTGCGCGCCGCGTCGCGCACGTTCCTACGCCGCACCGGGCGCGCCGGCAAAGGGACGCCGCAGGGCGAACGCAGAACGCCCGGGCCGTCCGTGTGGACGACCCGGGCGCTCCGGTGGACCGCGGAACCGAGGCTGCTACTGCTGACCGCTGGGCAGTTCGTCGCGGGCAGAGTCGCCGTGGCCGTCGTGGTGGGCGGCCTCGAGTTCTTCCCGCGTCGGCTTCTGCACGACGTCGCCGAAGTAGAAGCGGGAGAGGCGGGCCTGGGCACGCTTGGCGCGGTAGTTCGGGTTCGGGATGCCGTTGACGTCCGTCGCGGGGCCGGGGTCGGACGGCAGCTGCCGCTCGTGCCACGTCAGCTGGTAGGCCTGCGACTGCGACAGCGGAGCGTGCAGCTCCGAGAACTCGCCGTCGGGGCTGACCATGACGATGCCGGTCTCGCGGCCGTGCATCACCTTGTCGCGATCGCGACGCTGCAGACCCAGGCAGATCCGCTTCGTCAGGAAGAACGCGAGTGGTGGCAGCACGAACACGCCGACCTGGATGAACC
This Jiangella alba DNA region includes the following protein-coding sequences:
- a CDS encoding DUF4192 domain-containing protein, whose product is MKIREPHNTTVTAGNPGELLAAVPHLIGFTPQSSMVAVHVDLEQQRTGTLLRFDLPTGHYDDFAAEVARRIEHGQPDAVLLVCYGDGGPPGARAAPRHPPDDVYLGPLPHQEVVDRVLAVLAGGPVAVLGTAYVDGGRWWTYDCDRPGCCPAEGVPLPAPGVGAAADLEALMALAGRRTLASRRELEDAVRGPSGADEQAMVEVFERVDRELAAEALTEGVEAVRGRTLVLARLLLARTAEGGPAPTDDDVARLSLGAADLLVRDRFLAFEVADPVAWLGLLTTLARRAPDSRAAPICSVVAWVAYQQGDGALANVALDRVQFIDPQHTMAQLLRDCLEGQVSPGHIAALTREAVEVADRARREVSGAGAA